The DNA region CTTTTGAATGAAATTTAAATATTGGCGTTTCTATTTTCAGATTTGTTAATTATATTCTCTGAATATAACATTACACAAGGTATCTCAGTAAATTGAAGCAAAAAAATAAGACTCACTATACAGCTCGTATTCTCGCGAAATTTTTTGATATTAAAGCCGCAGATATATTATCGGTTCATTTGATAGATTTTATTTCAGTTCCTATTAAGGGAGAAATATTAAACCAAATTTTCCCATATATATTGACTTTTATTCTATTCCTGATATATGATACCTCCTTCCAATTTTTTGCCAATGGAAGTTTAGGGAAAAAACTTTTTAACATCCACTTATTATCGAAGGAAAATGAAAACCAACAGATTCCCATCACAACAATTTTCAACCGTTCATTTTACGTTTGTTGCTTTGGACTAGGCTTTATGATTCCCAAAATTTCAACTTTATTTGTTCTATTTAACATATTTTATTTATACAGAAATGGAACTACACATTGGGATAAAGTTTTAAAACTCAAACTAGTTTTCAAACCCATATCGATAGGTAGAATGGTATTGATTGCCTTTTGTTTTTTCATATTATTGAATTCATACTACCGACTAATAAAAGACTATATTTAATTGAATGTTTAGTTCATTTTGTTGAAACGACAGAGTTGTTTTCATAAACATGGAACGAATTTTGATTAACAAAAATACTTTTTGGGTTCCAAAAAAGATCTTCATAATACTGTATCTCGATCCCATCTACCTCTCAAAACGTTAAAAACGTTTTTTCACTGATTTCAGAACGTTTTTAACGGTAATTTTTGAGATTTCTTTTAATTTAAGCTAATTTTGTTGCCCAGAAAAGCACAATGAAGAGTTTCACTTTCAAATCTTAATTTTAAAATTTAGGCAAAGTGAATTTCTTTATGCGAAACAATATTTATATAGTTCTTTTCTTTTCAATCATCACAAGTTACTGTTTGCCCATTCCTGGTACAAACTCCCAAACAGACTCTAATATATTTGCTTTATTGTTTGGTCTGATCGGCGGTTCCCCTTCTTCCTCTGCACAAAACCTAACTCCAGGAACCGCAGTTGATCTGTCAGGTGATGGAAAACCAGATGGAACTTTGGTCGATTCTGATGGAGATGGTGTTTCCGAAGGAATCAATCTTACGGGTGGAACCACACCAAACCTAATCTTAATCGATACCAATGGCGATGGGATTCCTGATGCTGTTGATACGAATGGGGACGGAATCGCTGATTATTATATTAGTCCCAATCCACCCGGATTTCTCACCACAGGCCCTGGGGGAACGGGAAATCCTGTAGTCATCATTGTGGATGCAAATGGAAACCCATTAGGTTTTGATACCGATGGGGATGGAACACCCAAC from Leptospira noumeaensis includes:
- a CDS encoding RDD family protein, translating into MKQKNKTHYTARILAKFFDIKAADILSVHLIDFISVPIKGEILNQIFPYILTFILFLIYDTSFQFFANGSLGKKLFNIHLLSKENENQQIPITTIFNRSFYVCCFGLGFMIPKISTLFVLFNIFYLYRNGTTHWDKVLKLKLVFKPISIGRMVLIAFCFFILLNSYYRLIKDYI